A region from the Phycisphaerales bacterium genome encodes:
- a CDS encoding HlyC/CorC family transporter: MSSEAWLGIWFLALLAGGLFSAISQSLRDLSRPKLDALLAKADRPGLRARIGAILEDPEEHAAALAMPRIGANLVVVIGMMMWIKYVARVEELTWREASLSVLISTLLIWVVGSVVPVAVSRHAAEVTTISWSGLIRAVAVVLRPLTPLSRVVDVTVRRLAGRGHVDDAEEAQEEILSAVEEARHEGQVDETERDMIEAVVRFRETTVGQIMTPRTEVEAIPVTTNLGEVTHFIRRGGHSRIPVYEGDLDHVLGVFYIKDLMRWLAGERSGKGGGTFDLRALLRPAVFVPESKTVRELLTELLAKRIHIAIVADEYGGTAGLVTIEDIVEEVFGDIQDEYEPIEDEIGEVKLDEAMRVAEIDARAYVEDVNDALKPLGVEIPESEDYDTVGGFVTVTLGRIPLAGESMQRDGLVLTVLEAEPTRVTRVRVEAATPAPATDEALAAERRAEPNAGR; the protein is encoded by the coding sequence GTGAGTTCGGAAGCGTGGTTAGGAATCTGGTTCCTGGCTCTCTTGGCCGGGGGTCTGTTTTCCGCCATTTCACAGTCGTTGAGGGACCTCTCGAGGCCGAAACTGGATGCGCTGCTGGCAAAGGCGGATCGACCCGGGTTGCGCGCGCGGATCGGTGCGATTCTGGAAGACCCCGAGGAGCACGCGGCGGCCTTGGCCATGCCCCGTATCGGCGCCAACCTGGTCGTCGTGATCGGGATGATGATGTGGATCAAGTACGTGGCCCGGGTCGAGGAGTTGACCTGGCGCGAGGCGTCGCTCAGTGTGCTGATCTCGACGCTGCTCATCTGGGTGGTGGGGTCGGTGGTCCCGGTGGCGGTGTCGCGGCATGCCGCCGAGGTGACCACGATCTCGTGGTCGGGGTTGATCCGGGCGGTTGCGGTTGTGCTGCGTCCGCTGACGCCGCTCTCTCGTGTCGTGGATGTGACAGTTCGTCGGCTGGCGGGGCGCGGACACGTTGACGATGCCGAAGAGGCCCAGGAGGAGATCCTGTCGGCGGTGGAAGAAGCCCGTCACGAGGGCCAGGTGGACGAGACCGAGCGCGACATGATCGAGGCGGTCGTTCGATTCCGCGAGACCACGGTCGGGCAGATCATGACCCCCAGGACCGAGGTCGAGGCGATCCCGGTGACAACGAATCTGGGTGAGGTGACACACTTCATCCGCCGCGGCGGGCACAGCCGGATCCCCGTCTATGAGGGTGATCTCGACCACGTGCTCGGCGTTTTCTACATCAAGGACCTCATGCGATGGCTGGCAGGGGAGCGCTCGGGCAAGGGCGGCGGAACGTTTGACCTGCGCGCGCTGCTGCGCCCCGCAGTCTTTGTTCCCGAGTCCAAGACCGTGCGCGAACTGCTCACAGAACTGCTCGCCAAGCGGATCCACATCGCGATCGTCGCCGACGAATACGGCGGGACGGCCGGTCTGGTCACGATCGAGGACATCGTCGAGGAGGTCTTCGGCGACATCCAGGACGAGTACGAGCCGATCGAGGACGAGATCGGCGAGGTGAAACTGGACGAGGCGATGAGGGTCGCGGAGATTGACGCGCGCGCGTATGTTGAGGATGTGAACGACGCGCTCAAGCCGCTGGGCGTCGAGATTCCCGAGAGCGAGGACTATGACACCGTGGGCGGATTCGTGACGGTGACGCTCGGGCGGATCCCGCTCGCTGGCGAGTCGATGCAGAGGGACGGTCTGGTCTTGACGGTCCTCGAGGCCGAGCCGACTCGGGTGACTCGGGTGCGAGTCGAGGCGGCCACCCCAGCGCCCGCGACCGACGAGGCGTTGGCGGCGGAGCGCCGGGCCGAGCCGAACGCCGGACGGTGA
- a CDS encoding tail fiber domain-containing protein codes for MTSSHSSRSLLTLMLTGVSALAGLGVPAVPLLAQTSFVYQGRLTENGQAATGSYDIDFRLIDPFNSGNEVARFCRVGVPVIEGLFSTTIDLGSFSRDLTYTIRIRTRTSTGLACDDDTGFTTLVPDQFIGATPRAIHAMNASSLSSPDGSPATAALVNADGTLITLGNLQVNGSIGLGTTSPLARLDMRSDDSGFFRFLGTSADFHFDGGTDGVFGFYNVDPTASGSTVFVNGGNTRLSIGNNGRVGINTNTPGKTLTVAGDMELGTSAGDYKHFRIGGGNSSGFLYGSFPALGDGIHMSYNYYHNQFGGGTIANSGGGSSRVSTGYGTVVLATGDIGQAPTDRLVVNVSGNVGINNTSPTFRLDVGGAIRCTSLTQTSSQEFKDDIAPLSLGVDELVRLAPVSYVWNSKAPEETRGRHDLGLIAEDVARVLPDAVALDPDGHAVGIDYSRVTVLAVKAIQEQQAAIQEQQTTIQSQKAQIESLTARLDRIERAMNETTPR; via the coding sequence ATGACCTCTTCCCATTCGTCCCGATCGTTGCTGACCCTGATGTTGACTGGCGTGAGTGCTCTGGCGGGGCTCGGTGTGCCCGCCGTGCCGCTCCTTGCCCAGACATCCTTTGTCTATCAAGGCCGACTCACGGAGAACGGCCAGGCAGCGACCGGGTCCTACGACATTGACTTCCGCCTGATCGATCCGTTCAACTCGGGGAACGAGGTGGCCCGGTTCTGCCGTGTGGGCGTGCCGGTGATCGAAGGGCTCTTCAGCACCACGATCGATCTCGGCTCATTTAGCCGCGATCTGACCTACACGATCCGGATCCGCACGCGCACGAGCACGGGCCTCGCGTGCGACGACGACACCGGGTTCACCACGCTCGTGCCAGACCAGTTCATCGGCGCGACGCCCCGGGCGATCCACGCGATGAACGCCTCATCGCTCTCCTCGCCCGACGGCTCGCCCGCAACAGCGGCGTTGGTCAACGCCGACGGCACGCTCATCACGCTCGGCAACCTCCAGGTCAACGGCTCGATCGGGCTTGGAACCACATCGCCCCTCGCCCGCCTCGACATGCGCTCCGACGACAGCGGTTTCTTCCGGTTTCTCGGCACATCCGCGGACTTCCACTTCGATGGAGGCACGGACGGCGTGTTCGGGTTCTACAACGTCGATCCAACAGCGAGCGGGAGCACCGTCTTCGTCAACGGCGGGAACACCCGCCTGAGCATCGGCAATAACGGGCGCGTCGGGATCAACACCAACACCCCCGGCAAGACGCTCACCGTCGCGGGAGACATGGAACTCGGGACCAGCGCGGGCGACTACAAGCACTTCCGCATCGGCGGCGGCAACTCCAGCGGGTTCCTCTACGGGTCCTTCCCCGCCCTGGGCGACGGCATCCACATGTCGTACAACTACTACCACAACCAGTTCGGCGGCGGCACGATCGCCAACTCCGGCGGCGGGAGTTCCCGCGTCTCGACCGGCTATGGAACCGTCGTCCTCGCCACGGGCGATATCGGGCAGGCGCCCACCGACCGCCTCGTCGTCAACGTAAGCGGCAACGTCGGCATCAACAACACCAGCCCCACCTTCCGCCTCGACGTCGGCGGAGCCATCCGCTGCACGTCGCTCACCCAGACCTCTTCTCAAGAGTTCAAAGACGACATCGCTCCGCTGTCGCTGGGCGTCGATGAACTCGTGCGGCTCGCGCCCGTCTCGTATGTCTGGAACAGCAAGGCCCCGGAGGAGACGCGCGGCCGGCATGATCTGGGCCTCATCGCCGAGGACGTCGCCCGCGTCCTACCCGACGCAGTCGCCCTCGATCCAGACGGGCACGCCGTGGGCATCGATTACTCGCGCGTGACCGTGCTCGCGGTGAAGGCAATCCAGGAGCAGCAGGCCGCGATCCAGGAACAGCAGACGACGATCCAGTCGCAGAAGGCCCAGATCGAGTCCCTCACGGCCCGCCTCGACCGCATCGAGCGGGCGATGAATGAGACGACTCCAAGGTAA
- the nuoF gene encoding NADH-quinone oxidoreductase subunit NuoF yields MAWTRKTDAPVLTKRIPCFPFGDPKDRHIVSYDEYVKTGGYEGLRKALSMAPDAVTDEVKKSVLRGRGGAGFPCGLKWTFLPKLKVDEKGVEEDPGERYLAVNADESEPGTFKDRLLMDFDPHLVLEGIAICCYACRIRRAYIFIRGEYHHQAMVLERAIEEAYKHGIFGSKGLMDGATTARAGGGSFAVECHVHRGAGAYICGEETGLLEAIEGKRGWPRIKPPFPAIKGLFGKPTIINNVETLAHLPSIIEHGSAWFTRQGTASSLGENVPPSFGTKLMGVSGHVNRPGVYECDLGIPLRTLIESKDYCNGMRGGKKFKGAIAGGISMGILGPDQMDAEMDFDIGRKYNVLGLGTACPTVFDEDTDMVAVARNIARFFKHESCGQCTPCREGSGWLYQLMGRIEEGNARTKDLDLALEIATSMGSMPGTTICGLADGNNWAIRTIMNKYWSEFEGRVKPTFVPVKMTVGASAKG; encoded by the coding sequence ATGGCATGGACCCGCAAGACCGACGCTCCTGTTCTCACCAAACGAATCCCGTGCTTTCCCTTTGGCGATCCCAAGGATCGGCACATCGTCTCGTACGACGAGTACGTGAAGACCGGCGGGTATGAGGGGCTGAGGAAAGCGTTGTCGATGGCCCCCGACGCCGTCACCGACGAGGTGAAGAAGAGCGTCCTGCGTGGCCGCGGCGGGGCCGGGTTCCCGTGCGGGCTCAAGTGGACGTTCCTCCCCAAGTTGAAGGTCGATGAGAAGGGCGTCGAGGAGGATCCGGGAGAGCGGTACCTCGCGGTGAACGCCGATGAGTCGGAGCCGGGGACCTTCAAGGACCGGCTCCTGATGGACTTCGATCCGCATCTGGTCCTGGAGGGGATCGCGATTTGTTGCTACGCGTGCCGGATCAGGAGGGCGTACATCTTCATCCGTGGCGAGTATCACCACCAGGCGATGGTCCTCGAGAGGGCGATCGAAGAGGCGTACAAGCACGGGATCTTCGGGAGCAAGGGACTCATGGACGGGGCGACGACGGCGAGGGCCGGGGGTGGTTCCTTCGCCGTCGAGTGCCACGTGCACCGCGGGGCCGGGGCGTACATCTGTGGCGAGGAGACGGGGCTGCTCGAGGCCATCGAGGGCAAGCGCGGCTGGCCCCGCATCAAGCCCCCCTTCCCGGCGATCAAGGGACTCTTCGGCAAGCCCACGATCATCAACAACGTCGAGACCCTCGCCCACCTTCCCAGCATCATCGAGCACGGCTCGGCGTGGTTCACGAGGCAGGGGACGGCGTCGTCGCTCGGCGAGAACGTGCCGCCAAGTTTCGGCACGAAACTCATGGGCGTGAGCGGGCACGTGAACCGCCCCGGCGTCTATGAGTGCGATCTGGGGATTCCCCTTCGCACGCTGATCGAGAGCAAGGACTATTGCAACGGCATGCGCGGCGGGAAGAAGTTCAAGGGCGCCATCGCCGGCGGCATCAGCATGGGGATCTTGGGGCCCGACCAGATGGATGCGGAGATGGACTTCGACATCGGGCGGAAGTACAACGTGCTGGGATTGGGGACGGCGTGCCCGACGGTCTTCGACGAGGACACGGACATGGTCGCCGTGGCGCGGAACATCGCGCGGTTCTTCAAGCACGAGAGTTGCGGGCAGTGCACCCCCTGCCGCGAGGGGAGCGGGTGGCTGTATCAGTTGATGGGCAGGATCGAGGAGGGGAACGCCAGGACGAAGGATCTCGATCTTGCTCTCGAGATCGCGACGAGCATGGGGAGCATGCCCGGCACGACGATCTGCGGCCTGGCGGACGGAAACAACTGGGCGATCCGCACGATCATGAACAAGTACTGGAGCGAGTTCGAGGGCAGGGTGAAGCCGACCTTTGTGCCCGTGAAGATGACGGTGGGGGCGTCGGCGAAGGGGTGA
- the ybeY gene encoding rRNA maturation RNase YbeY has product MTPILTIEIADPEERLTPETLRWLAQTADRAVKVLGGTGEVRVKLVGDAEMTQAHAEFMDIAETTDVLTFDMSENLSDVDDGDQSPAIALTPSGEVIVRKRVGLDVDILACVDEAQRQVKTRGHAVEREVLLYIVHGVLHCLGFDDHDAEAAALMHRVEDAVLSAVGVGPVFHSVGPTGSSGA; this is encoded by the coding sequence ATGACACCGATCCTGACCATCGAGATCGCAGACCCCGAAGAACGACTCACGCCCGAGACGCTCCGCTGGCTCGCCCAGACTGCCGACCGTGCGGTCAAAGTCCTCGGCGGCACGGGCGAAGTCCGGGTGAAACTCGTCGGCGATGCCGAGATGACCCAGGCCCATGCCGAGTTCATGGACATCGCCGAGACCACCGACGTCCTGACGTTCGACATGTCCGAAAACTTATCGGACGTTGATGACGGCGATCAAAGTCCAGCGATCGCCCTGACCCCATCGGGTGAAGTGATCGTCCGCAAGCGGGTTGGTCTCGATGTCGATATTCTGGCGTGTGTCGATGAAGCTCAAAGGCAGGTAAAAACCCGGGGTCATGCGGTGGAGCGGGAAGTGCTGCTCTATATCGTCCATGGGGTTTTGCACTGCCTAGGGTTCGACGACCACGACGCCGAGGCCGCTGCCCTGATGCACAGGGTGGAGGATGCGGTTCTGTCGGCGGTCGGGGTTGGGCCGGTCTTTCATTCTGTCGGTCCAACCGGGTCCAGTGGCGCGTAA
- the acs gene encoding acetate--CoA ligase has protein sequence MPTPNQPPHHPHQSIDNVLHERRVFPPAKPSPTGPNAHGFDRWLVPNLDEYKRLHARSIKDPAGFWGDEARNLHWFTPYSKVLEWAAPDARWFVGGRLNACDTCVDRHVAAGHGDEVAIVWEGEPLVGNGQAGGGEIRRLTYRDLQDETARLATVLTSLGVKKGDVVTIYMPMVPELATAMLACARLGAAHSVIFGGFAPTAIAERAHDASSRVIITSDGGFRRGDVVPLLKNVRDAVDLLHEQKHAIEHVIVLRRTTHASPETAFKTGDTQHSARLSWWHDVVPTASTNFPCVPMDSEDMLFLLYTSGSTGKPKGIVHTTAGYLAYTQLTARVTFNLVPGAGQLFWCSADIGWITGHSYVLYGILANRVPTLMYEGAPNFPTLSGGRGDRFWEIIARHKVTQFYTAPTAIRTFMKWGDDLPAKHDLSSLKVLGTVGEPINPEAWIWYHKHIGHEKTPIVDTYWQTETGGHVVTPLPGATPTKPGSCTLPMLGIDAAIVNEDGEELAPNQGGLIVIRKPWPGMLRGVHGNRERFISNYWGRVKDPKTGEPYYFSADGARRDEDGYFWVQGRIDDVIKVSGHLLGTMEVESALVSHPGVAEAAVVGMPHDIKGSAICAFVTLKPAWLSANMREPDESLRAELTRHVATEVGALAKPEQIRFAEGLPKTRSGKIMRRLLRDIASGVEKITQDTTTLEDFTVVAKLRDHEE, from the coding sequence ATGCCCACACCGAATCAACCCCCCCACCACCCCCATCAATCCATCGACAACGTCCTCCACGAGCGGCGCGTCTTCCCGCCGGCCAAGCCGTCACCCACCGGGCCAAACGCTCATGGCTTCGACCGCTGGCTCGTCCCCAACCTCGATGAGTACAAGCGCCTCCACGCCCGCTCCATCAAGGACCCCGCAGGGTTCTGGGGCGATGAGGCGAGGAACCTGCACTGGTTCACGCCCTATTCCAAAGTGCTCGAGTGGGCCGCCCCCGACGCCAGGTGGTTCGTCGGCGGCCGACTCAACGCCTGCGACACCTGCGTCGATCGCCACGTCGCCGCAGGACATGGCGATGAGGTCGCCATCGTCTGGGAGGGCGAGCCCCTGGTTGGAAATGGGCAAGCCGGGGGGGGGGAGATCCGAAGGCTCACCTATCGCGACCTGCAGGACGAGACGGCGCGCCTTGCCACCGTCCTCACCTCGCTGGGCGTGAAGAAGGGCGACGTTGTCACGATCTACATGCCCATGGTCCCCGAACTCGCGACGGCCATGCTCGCCTGCGCCCGACTCGGGGCGGCCCACAGCGTGATCTTCGGCGGGTTCGCCCCCACCGCCATCGCCGAGCGCGCCCACGACGCCAGCAGTCGCGTCATCATCACCTCCGACGGCGGGTTCCGCCGCGGCGACGTTGTGCCGCTCCTCAAGAACGTCCGCGACGCCGTGGATCTGCTCCATGAGCAGAAGCACGCCATCGAGCACGTGATCGTCCTCCGCCGCACGACCCACGCCTCGCCCGAGACCGCCTTCAAGACGGGCGACACGCAGCATTCTGCGCGACTCTCGTGGTGGCACGACGTCGTCCCCACCGCGAGCACGAACTTCCCCTGTGTCCCCATGGACAGCGAGGACATGCTCTTCCTGCTCTATACATCGGGCTCCACCGGCAAGCCCAAGGGGATCGTCCACACCACCGCGGGGTATCTCGCGTACACGCAACTCACCGCCCGCGTCACCTTCAACCTCGTCCCAGGCGCAGGCCAACTCTTCTGGTGCTCGGCGGACATCGGCTGGATCACCGGGCACTCGTACGTGCTCTACGGCATCCTCGCCAACCGCGTCCCCACGCTCATGTATGAGGGAGCGCCCAACTTCCCCACGCTCAGCGGCGGCCGAGGCGACCGCTTCTGGGAGATCATCGCCCGCCACAAGGTCACCCAGTTCTACACCGCCCCCACCGCCATCCGCACCTTCATGAAATGGGGCGACGACCTCCCCGCAAAGCACGACCTCTCCTCACTCAAAGTCCTCGGCACCGTCGGCGAGCCCATCAACCCCGAGGCGTGGATCTGGTACCACAAACACATCGGGCACGAGAAGACTCCAATCGTCGACACCTACTGGCAGACCGAGACCGGCGGGCACGTCGTCACGCCCCTCCCCGGAGCCACGCCCACCAAGCCGGGAAGTTGCACGCTCCCCATGCTCGGCATCGATGCAGCGATCGTCAACGAGGACGGCGAGGAACTCGCGCCCAACCAGGGCGGTCTCATCGTCATCCGCAAGCCCTGGCCCGGCATGCTCCGCGGCGTGCATGGCAACCGCGAGCGCTTCATCAGCAACTACTGGGGACGCGTCAAGGACCCGAAAACCGGCGAGCCGTACTACTTCTCCGCCGACGGCGCCCGCCGCGATGAGGACGGCTACTTCTGGGTGCAGGGGCGCATCGACGACGTCATCAAGGTCTCGGGGCACCTGCTCGGCACGATGGAGGTCGAGAGCGCGCTCGTGAGCCATCCCGGCGTCGCCGAGGCCGCGGTCGTCGGCATGCCCCACGACATCAAGGGGAGCGCGATCTGCGCCTTCGTCACGCTCAAGCCGGCATGGCTGAGCGCGAACATGCGCGAGCCCGATGAGTCGCTCCGCGCGGAACTCACCAGGCACGTCGCGACCGAGGTCGGCGCCCTCGCCAAGCCCGAGCAGATCCGCTTCGCCGAGGGACTTCCCAAGACGCGCTCGGGCAAGATCATGCGAAGGCTCCTGCGCGACATCGCCTCGGGCGTCGAGAAGATCACTCAGGACACGACGACGCTCGAAGACTTCACCGTGGTCGCGAAACTTCGGGATCATGAGGAGTAA
- a CDS encoding fibronectin type III domain-containing protein, with translation MATNLPEKIDEFLAWADNHQGLWTSSPENIGLTAAEALEFKTMANDLQTLRSAAIAAREASRGATLDQNEGLRDTRRKAGELVNTIKAFAERTGNSEVYALAGVSPDAPRGQAPDPTPPFDFVATIDSFGDLTLSWKSRQPAGVSGTTFQVSRQMNGTGAWEILDTVGLREFVDETIPQGTNSVAYIVRAKRSNRQSVPSAAYHVLFGHAQSGQLFIAQAA, from the coding sequence ATGGCCACCAACTTACCGGAGAAGATCGACGAGTTTCTGGCGTGGGCGGACAATCATCAGGGTCTTTGGACTTCCTCGCCCGAAAATATCGGACTCACTGCCGCCGAGGCCCTCGAGTTCAAGACCATGGCCAACGATCTGCAGACGCTGCGGTCCGCCGCCATCGCCGCTCGTGAGGCCAGCCGGGGCGCCACGCTCGATCAGAACGAGGGCCTCCGCGACACGCGGCGCAAGGCCGGCGAACTCGTGAACACCATCAAGGCCTTCGCCGAGCGCACCGGCAACAGCGAGGTCTACGCCCTCGCCGGCGTCAGCCCCGACGCCCCGCGCGGCCAGGCCCCGGACCCCACGCCGCCGTTTGATTTCGTCGCGACGATCGACAGTTTCGGCGACCTCACCCTCTCGTGGAAGTCGCGCCAGCCCGCGGGCGTCAGCGGCACGACCTTCCAGGTCTCGCGCCAGATGAACGGCACCGGAGCGTGGGAGATCCTCGACACCGTCGGCCTCCGCGAGTTCGTCGACGAGACCATCCCCCAGGGGACCAACTCGGTCGCGTACATCGTCCGCGCCAAACGCAGCAATCGCCAGAGCGTCCCCTCGGCGGCGTACCACGTCCTCTTCGGTCACGCCCAGAGCGGCCAGTTGTTCATCGCCCAGGCGGCGTGA
- a CDS encoding cysteine--tRNA ligase, producing the protein MPLRLYNTLAHAIEDFVAGDPSRVTFYSCGPTVYDDAHIGNFRSFLAADVLRRWLESAWCVVRDAKGHEHAGPRRVDHVMNITDVGHMTDDDQADGGGEDKMQAAGRRIAEAKKAGKLPAGVEVDPADPYAVARFYEGRFREDARALGLKVALDAEKDPTRMPRATENVPGMIEVIARLVERHSAYVVGEPGGRVVYFDVRSFPDYGRLSGNTLENLREGEGGRISAQNQATKRHPADFLLWKEDASHLMKWQSPWGEGYPGWHIECTAMSVSRLLHQGDATSAGVTKSPLIHGGTLIDLHSGGEDNIFPHHECEIAQSCAAFCSDAHHGSFARHWFHARFLQVEGAKMSKSKGNFFTPRDLFAKGVEASALRLELIRTHYRTNANFTLQGLEDSARMIERWRKVASGDGSDSANAATAREQCKAAFIQAMHDDLNIAGAIGAVNTWVGTIATPSTSDAAFMRELDAVLGVLSLERAKATTSEIGAFLPGVTPDPKVEALLLRRRDARQAKDYKASDAIRDELLALGYTIKDVAGGKVEVGRALK; encoded by the coding sequence ATGCCCCTCCGCCTGTACAACACGCTCGCCCACGCCATCGAGGACTTCGTCGCGGGCGATCCGTCGCGGGTGACGTTCTACTCCTGCGGGCCGACGGTCTATGACGATGCGCACATCGGAAACTTCCGCAGTTTCCTCGCGGCCGATGTCCTCCGCCGATGGCTGGAGTCGGCGTGGTGCGTGGTGCGCGACGCGAAGGGCCATGAGCACGCCGGGCCGCGTCGTGTCGATCACGTGATGAACATCACCGACGTCGGGCACATGACCGACGACGACCAGGCCGACGGCGGTGGCGAGGACAAGATGCAGGCCGCGGGCCGACGCATCGCCGAGGCGAAGAAGGCAGGGAAGTTGCCCGCCGGGGTCGAGGTCGATCCGGCGGATCCCTATGCCGTCGCGAGGTTCTATGAAGGGCGCTTCCGCGAGGATGCGCGGGCACTGGGGCTGAAGGTCGCACTCGACGCCGAGAAGGACCCGACGCGCATGCCCCGCGCCACGGAGAACGTGCCTGGAATGATCGAGGTGATCGCGCGACTCGTGGAGCGACACAGCGCGTACGTCGTCGGCGAGCCGGGCGGGCGTGTGGTGTACTTCGACGTCCGCTCGTTCCCCGATTACGGGCGCCTCTCGGGCAACACGCTCGAGAACCTCCGCGAGGGCGAGGGCGGCCGCATCAGCGCCCAGAACCAGGCGACCAAGCGTCACCCCGCCGACTTTCTCCTGTGGAAGGAGGACGCCTCGCACCTCATGAAATGGCAAAGCCCGTGGGGCGAGGGGTACCCGGGGTGGCACATCGAGTGCACCGCGATGAGCGTCTCGCGACTCTTGCACCAGGGCGACGCGACGAGCGCGGGCGTGACGAAGTCGCCGCTTATTCATGGCGGCACCCTCATCGACCTGCACTCGGGGGGCGAGGACAACATCTTCCCGCACCACGAGTGCGAGATCGCCCAGAGTTGTGCCGCGTTCTGCAGCGACGCCCACCACGGCTCCTTCGCCAGGCACTGGTTCCACGCGCGGTTCCTCCAGGTCGAGGGCGCGAAGATGAGCAAGAGCAAGGGCAACTTCTTCACGCCCCGCGACCTCTTCGCGAAGGGCGTCGAGGCGAGCGCCCTGCGTCTGGAACTCATCCGCACGCACTACCGCACCAACGCCAACTTCACGCTGCAGGGCCTCGAGGACAGTGCGCGGATGATCGAGCGCTGGCGCAAGGTTGCCTCTGGCGACGGGTCTGACTCGGCGAACGCCGCCACCGCCCGCGAGCAGTGCAAGGCCGCCTTCATCCAGGCGATGCACGACGACCTGAACATCGCGGGGGCGATCGGCGCCGTGAACACGTGGGTCGGCACGATCGCCACACCCTCAACGAGTGATGCCGCCTTCATGCGCGAGTTGGACGCCGTACTCGGCGTGCTGAGCCTCGAGCGCGCGAAGGCCACGACGAGCGAGATTGGCGCCTTCCTCCCCGGCGTCACGCCCGACCCGAAGGTCGAGGCCTTGCTCCTGAGACGCCGCGACGCGCGCCAGGCCAAGGACTACAAGGCCTCCGACGCCATCCGTGACGAACTCCTCGCGCTCGGCTACACCATCAAGGACGTGGCCGGCGGCAAGGTCGAGGTCGGCCGGGCACTGAAGTAG
- a CDS encoding efflux RND transporter periplasmic adaptor subunit: MVRWITIVVAVLGLAVGIWAVSTADKPPVEVPLAREASVNPFESGVAALGTVEPAEREVAIGTPEAGLVAEVLVHVGDRVKVGEALIRLDSRPIDADLIRARAAVLSGEAEIARWRALPRAEDLPPLEAEVERALALVKDRIDALERNRRAVESGGVTQRELEASQQSVIEAQATLDVARTTLAKARAGGWGPDLRIAEAALERQRAEVAALEALKDRLTIRSPRDGTILRRNIEPGERWSADAVSPALVLGDVSRLFVRAHVDEEDIALIVLSKEPRAVARTRGAAAASVPLSLVKIEPYARPKDQLFGNNVERVDTRVVDVVFEVKELPKGGLFVGQAVDVFVEASASHRDK, encoded by the coding sequence ATGGTGCGCTGGATCACGATCGTTGTGGCTGTGTTGGGATTGGCCGTGGGGATCTGGGCGGTCTCGACCGCGGACAAGCCGCCCGTCGAGGTGCCCCTGGCTCGCGAGGCGAGCGTCAATCCCTTTGAGTCGGGCGTGGCCGCACTCGGCACGGTGGAGCCCGCGGAGCGCGAGGTGGCGATCGGCACGCCCGAGGCGGGGCTGGTGGCCGAGGTGCTGGTGCACGTGGGTGACAGGGTGAAGGTGGGCGAGGCATTGATTCGCTTGGATTCGAGGCCGATCGACGCGGATCTCATCCGGGCGCGGGCGGCGGTCTTGTCGGGGGAGGCGGAGATCGCGCGATGGCGGGCATTGCCACGGGCCGAGGATCTGCCGCCGCTCGAGGCGGAGGTCGAGCGGGCGCTGGCGCTCGTGAAGGATCGAATCGATGCACTGGAGAGGAATCGGCGCGCGGTCGAGTCCGGTGGCGTGACGCAGCGCGAGTTGGAGGCTTCGCAGCAGAGCGTGATCGAGGCGCAGGCGACGCTGGACGTGGCGAGGACGACGCTGGCCAAGGCCCGCGCTGGAGGGTGGGGGCCGGATCTGCGGATCGCGGAGGCGGCGCTCGAGCGCCAGCGGGCCGAAGTGGCGGCGCTCGAGGCGCTCAAGGACCGTTTGACGATCCGATCGCCGAGGGATGGCACGATCCTGCGGCGGAACATCGAGCCGGGCGAGCGATGGAGCGCCGACGCGGTGTCGCCGGCGCTGGTGCTGGGTGATGTGTCGCGGCTGTTCGTGCGGGCGCACGTGGACGAGGAGGACATCGCGCTGATCGTGCTCTCGAAGGAGCCGCGGGCGGTGGCGAGGACTCGCGGGGCCGCGGCGGCGAGCGTGCCGCTGTCGCTCGTCAAGATCGAGCCGTACGCCAGACCCAAGGACCAACTCTTCGGGAACAACGTCGAGCGCGTGGACACGCGCGTCGTCGATGTGGTCTTTGAGGTCAAGGAGTTGCCTAAGGGCGGGTTGTTCGTGGGACAGGCGGTGGATGTGTTTGTGGAAGCGTCAGCGTCGCATCGCGACAAGTGA